A region of Jaculus jaculus isolate mJacJac1 chromosome 16, mJacJac1.mat.Y.cur, whole genome shotgun sequence DNA encodes the following proteins:
- the LOC101612188 gene encoding 60S ribosomal protein L23a-like — protein MAPKVKKETPAPLKAEAKAKALKAKKAVLKGVHSHKKKKNHTSLTFQRPKTLCPGRQPKFPRKSTPRRNKLDHYAIINFPLTTESGKKIEDNNTLVFTVDVQANEHQIEQAVKKLYDTDVAKVNTLIRPDGEKAYVRLAHDYDALNVANKIGII, from the coding sequence ATGGCTCCGAAAGTGAAGAAGGAAACTCCTGCCCCTCTCAAAGCTGAAGCCAAAGCaaaggccctgaaagccaagaaGGCCGTGTTGAAAGGCGTCCACAgccacaagaagaaaaagaaccacACGTCACTCACCTTTCAGCGACCCAAGACACTGTGCCCCGGGAGGCAGCCTAAATTCCCTCGGAAGAGCACCCCCAGGAGAAACAAGCTTGACCACTATGCCATCATCAACTTCCCCCTGACCACTGAGTCGGGGAAGAAGATAGAAGACAACAACACCCTGGTGTTCACTGTGGACGTCCAGGCTAACGAGCACCAGATCGAAcaggctgtgaagaaactctatgACACTGATGTAGCCAAAGTCAACACCCTGATCAGGCCTGATGGAGAGAAGGCCTATGTTCGGCTGGCTCATGATTATGATGCTTTGAATGTTGCCAACAAAATTGGGATTATCTAA